In Roseomonas fluvialis, one genomic interval encodes:
- a CDS encoding AEC family transporter — protein MAIILEIVAPVFAIVAMGWAAAAWKWVDEAGFRSLIWFTFTIASPALLFAGGTSGNGGGGPAALAFFLAALVVYGAAMWIALRQLSLNLAEAGLFALNCTFGNTVMMGIPLTAAAYGQAGVAVLLALIALHSMVLLSLGTIVAEFGIHRHAPLGRVVRATLGGVLRNPIVMSVVVALAWSTLALPVPSALRRTLELLGASSPPLALFCLGGSLASFRLAGSMRDVAWALVLKLAVLPLLVWGLCIAFALGPLETAVAVTTAALPTGANAFMLARRYAVGAERSGATVLVSTVISVFTVAAVLAWFRG, from the coding sequence GTGGCGATCATCCTCGAGATCGTCGCGCCGGTCTTCGCCATCGTGGCGATGGGCTGGGCGGCGGCGGCCTGGAAATGGGTGGACGAGGCCGGCTTCCGCTCGCTGATCTGGTTCACCTTCACCATTGCGTCGCCGGCGCTGCTCTTCGCCGGCGGCACCTCGGGCAATGGCGGCGGCGGGCCGGCGGCGCTGGCCTTCTTCCTGGCCGCGCTGGTGGTCTACGGCGCGGCGATGTGGATCGCGCTGCGGCAGCTTTCACTCAACCTGGCGGAGGCCGGGTTGTTCGCCCTGAACTGCACCTTCGGCAACACGGTGATGATGGGCATTCCGCTCACCGCCGCGGCCTATGGGCAGGCCGGCGTTGCGGTGCTGCTGGCGCTGATCGCGCTGCATTCCATGGTGCTGCTGAGCCTGGGCACCATCGTCGCGGAATTCGGCATCCATCGCCACGCACCGCTCGGGCGCGTGGTGCGCGCCACGCTGGGGGGCGTGCTGCGCAACCCGATCGTGATGTCGGTGGTGGTGGCCCTTGCCTGGAGCACGCTGGCGCTGCCGGTGCCATCGGCGTTGCGGCGCACGCTGGAACTGCTGGGGGCATCGAGCCCGCCGCTGGCGCTGTTCTGCCTGGGCGGGTCGCTCGCGTCGTTCAGGCTGGCCGGGTCGATGCGCGACGTGGCCTGGGCGCTGGTGTTGAAGCTGGCGGTTTTGCCGCTGCTGGTCTGGGGGTTGTGCATCGCCTTCGCGCTGGGGCCGCTCGAGACGGCCGTTGCGGTGACGACGGCGGCGCTACCGACCGGAGCGAATGCCTTCATGCTGGCGCGGCGCTATGCGGTGGGGGCGGAGCGCTCGGGTGCGACGGTGCTGGTTTCGACCGTG